The genomic segment TGATCCAGACCCATTTGGAGGTGGATGTGCTAAGGAATAAATAAAAGGCGCCTACAAACTTGAGGTAGGAAAGCAATAGCATAAAATATTTCAATCCACCCGGAACCACACCAATAAGCAGATTGGCTAACAGGCCTGCAATTACGAGGGTTTTACCATGCGTCAGATAATACTTTCCGGCGATGAACATCCTGTTCACACTGTCAAGATCATATTTCTTTGAGCGGCTTCTCCCGGTCATCAACCCCGCCGAGAAAGCAAGGATGGCAGGAAAGACATAGCCCATATAATCTTCCTCATCCACACTCATCGCATAAAACTGGCTTTCTGGTAAAAAGTAGTAGGCCATGATCGGAGCGACAATCCACTGTGTGAAAGCAACCAGCAGGATCAGCAAACGAAGCGGAACACCTGAAGAAAGTTCCAGCATGAATGCCGTAAAGATCATGGTAAACAGGAATATTCCGGCAAGACCAAATATTGACATTTCCGGATAAAGGGCCAGGAAATACAAGACCGGCAAAAGCGCGAGCACGATCCTCTGCATATTTAGATTGCCTCCCATGGTCGCCTCAGTCATTTTGGCGTGATACAAAGAAAAGCATTAAAACGTTAATCGTATCATGCTTCTACGAAGGTGCGAAGAGCTTCGAAGTTCGTCTCAAATGAATGTACCTTGTTTACCCTTCCCAACGCGTCTGCCAATCCCGGACCAGGATGGCGACAAGCATGGGTAGCCTCGGAAATTTTTTGTGCTAGGGCATCCACATCTCCCGGAGGGTAAGTCCAGCCGCTGCCCTTGCCATCAATCATATCCGGTACACATCCACAAAGTTCTGAAACGATGGCAGGTATACCACAAGCCATGGCTTCGTTCACCACCAGGCCCCAGGTTTCCGACAGACTGGTCATCACCAGGCAATTGGTTTTTTGGTACAAGGGCAACAACTCCGTTTGATTCTTGAATCCGACCCAGGAAATGCGGTCGGAGCCGGCAGATAATTGCTCACATTTCTTTCGCAATGGCCCATCTCCTACCATGATACATCGGATATCAGGATCTTTTCCCGAAGCCTTGAGAAATGCCCGTACCATATCTTCAGGTCTTTTTATATCCACCATCTTTCCTACCCAGAGAAATGTTATGACTTCGGATTCTTTTTTCTGTAGAGGATCAGGATGCCAGAAAGCCTGATCCACTGCATGCGGTGCATAAGCAAGTTGAGTTTCCTTTGCACCATGTGCCTCCAGGTATTCACGGTTCAGCTTACCCACATAAAAGGTGGTGCTGTATTTTCTGATGAGCCATGGATAAAGCATTTTTTTGATGGTGTCCTTTATCGGATGCCGGGTTGCACCAAATTGACTGTCGCCCCGCACCGCCACAGGCAATTTCAGCTGGCGGGCCGCCCTCAGCGCCTGGAGGTATGACTTCAGGTACCAGCCGAATATCAGCACATGGGTAACCTGGTGTTGTAAGAACATCTGCTTTACATCCGGTGTATCACATCCGTTGTATTTCACCAGGGAAGGATGTGCTGAAACGTTTTTCAAAAAAACATGCTCATAACCGGAAAGCAGATCGGTGTCCCACTTGAAATCCAGACCGAACCCTTCTCTGCCCACTTCATGACCCGACGGATCGTGTGCGTAGAAAACCACGACATCCATACGTTCTGCCAGATAACGGAACATGGGTGAGAAATACTGGATGGGATGGCTTACAACAATGGCCAGTCGTGACATTAGCTCTGATTCAGAATCGGTGATTCAGTACATTGATCTTATCCGCGGATCTGATCCGGTCGCGCACAACTTCTTCATTCCGGATATAGATCACGTTATCCCCTTTCCATGTTTCATCCACGGAAAACAGATTACGGGACAAGGGTTCGTAGTAATGCGGTTTGAAACCGTAGCCTTCCAGACGCTCCTTAATTTGTTTATCCTCAATTCCGTAACGCCTTCCACTTCCGTTCAACTCAATGATAATGGCAGAAAGAGTCGGATTCTCCATCACCCTGGTGGCACCATTGATCACCTGGTATTCGAAACCCTCCACATCTATCTTCATAAGAAAAGGAAAGCGCGGAGCTATGCTTACATCCAACCGGTCTACCTTCACGGGAATCGTGTCTTCCGTATTCACGGGGTTCATCACCACATGGTTCACCGAGTCCAGGTTTTTGGTAAAATGGATGGTAGAGCTTTCCTCACCCAGGCCCATGTTCAACGCTCTGACCTTTTGCGTCATTTTATTCACGCGCACATTCTCTTCCAGCCAATGAAAAGTTTCGGGTACAGGCTCAAAAGCCACACTATCGGCACCGGCCACAGCAGATGCCAACACGGTAAA from the Flavobacteriales bacterium genome contains:
- a CDS encoding glycosyltransferase family 4 protein → MSRLAIVVSHPIQYFSPMFRYLAERMDVVVFYAHDPSGHEVGREGFGLDFKWDTDLLSGYEHVFLKNVSAHPSLVKYNGCDTPDVKQMFLQHQVTHVLIFGWYLKSYLQALRAARQLKLPVAVRGDSQFGATRHPIKDTIKKMLYPWLIRKYSTTFYVGKLNREYLEAHGAKETQLAYAPHAVDQAFWHPDPLQKKESEVITFLWVGKMVDIKRPEDMVRAFLKASGKDPDIRCIMVGDGPLRKKCEQLSAGSDRISWVGFKNQTELLPLYQKTNCLVMTSLSETWGLVVNEAMACGIPAIVSELCGCVPDMIDGKGSGWTYPPGDVDALAQKISEATHACRHPGPGLADALGRVNKVHSFETNFEALRTFVEA
- a CDS encoding FkbM family methyltransferase; translated protein: MKEIRQIYNFLKEHPLTRGHSTSALFRFARWQVMSRLRERLEVPFVGDSRLVVKKGMVGATGNIYVGLAEFPEMSFLLHVLRPGDLFVDAGANVGVFTVLASAVAGADSVAFEPVPETFHWLEENVRVNKMTQKVRALNMGLGEESSTIHFTKNLDSVNHVVMNPVNTEDTIPVKVDRLDVSIAPRFPFLMKIDVEGFEYQVINGATRVMENPTLSAIIIELNGSGRRYGIEDKQIKERLEGYGFKPHYYEPLSRNLFSVDETWKGDNVIYIRNEEVVRDRIRSADKINVLNHRF